A stretch of the Methanobacterium veterum genome encodes the following:
- a CDS encoding tocopherol cyclase family protein: MANLWKPEIFQGRGKKRDYFEGWYFKSIDKEEKTAYSIIPGISLPRDPKKSHAFIMLLDAKNHKMYYFNYKKSDFWADKSQFEIKIHKNIFSLKNIHLDIDDGENKIKADLNFSNIIPWPVKLLSPGVMGWYAFVPKMECYHGVLSFNHCIHGYLDINDNKISFNEGKGYIEKDWGTSMPSSWIWMQTNHFENDGISLFGSVAKIPWLKNYFTGYIFGLLYNGKIHRFTKYNGTKICKLIVNDDVIEIKLENKEEILEINAKRTEGVDLPAPSFGEMTSKVNESLNSKIHVKFYIKKDKDIIFSGTGRNAGLEFVGDINELLRGFVK; encoded by the coding sequence ATGGCCAATCTGTGGAAACCGGAAATATTTCAGGGAAGAGGTAAAAAAAGGGATTATTTTGAGGGATGGTATTTCAAGTCAATAGATAAAGAAGAGAAAACTGCATATTCAATAATACCTGGAATTTCCCTTCCAAGGGATCCTAAAAAATCCCATGCTTTTATAATGCTTTTAGATGCAAAAAACCATAAAATGTACTATTTTAATTATAAAAAAAGTGATTTCTGGGCAGATAAATCCCAATTTGAAATAAAAATCCATAAAAACATTTTCAGCCTTAAAAATATTCATCTGGATATTGATGATGGAGAAAATAAAATTAAGGCAGACCTTAATTTTAGTAATATAATTCCATGGCCTGTTAAATTACTATCTCCTGGAGTTATGGGTTGGTATGCATTTGTACCTAAAATGGAGTGTTATCATGGAGTTTTAAGTTTTAATCACTGTATTCATGGATATTTAGATATAAATGATAATAAAATATCTTTTAATGAAGGTAAAGGTTACATTGAAAAAGATTGGGGAACTTCTATGCCTTCTTCATGGATATGGATGCAGACAAATCACTTTGAAAATGATGGAATATCTTTATTTGGTTCTGTAGCTAAAATTCCCTGGCTTAAAAACTATTTTACAGGATATATATTTGGATTATTATACAATGGTAAGATTCACAGGTTTACAAAATATAATGGGACTAAAATTTGTAAATTAATAGTTAATGATGATGTAATTGAAATTAAATTAGAAAATAAAGAAGAAATATTGGAAATAAACGCAAAAAGAACTGAAGGAGTTGATCTTCCAGCACCATCCTTTGGAGAAATGACATCTAAAGTAAATGAATCTTTAAATTCTAAGATCCATGTTAAATTTTACATAAAGAAAGACAAAGATATTATATTCTCTGGAACTGGTAGAAATGCAGGTTTGGAGTTTGTAGGTGATATAAATGAGCTGTTAAGGGGATTTGTGAAATAA
- a CDS encoding YwbE family protein yields the protein MNCQNRRDISPGIEVYIVLKKDQRSGKKTRGIVKDILTNSSFHPHGIKVRLQDGQVGRVQEIIKK from the coding sequence ATGAATTGTCAAAATAGAAGGGATATATCTCCAGGTATTGAGGTTTATATAGTTTTAAAAAAAGATCAACGCTCAGGAAAAAAGACCAGGGGCATAGTTAAGGATATACTCACAAATTCATCATTTCATCCACATGGAATAAAGGTGAGGCTGCAGGACGGCCAGGTTGGAAGGGTACAGGAAATTATCAAAAAATAG
- a CDS encoding S24/S26 family peptidase, which translates to MKLRSWFVIGIIILGVMATSACIAPSNNIGITIDTNGTNVTVKSTTFLSNPPSQMMSEMEQQALTDIESSNSTVESVKSDMQSIAKKYNYTVNVTINSQFGTDQLPMPAQVSGTSMVPTLQDGQSIIVLKTKDFKVNDIVVAVHPDYGLIVKRVGQISGDQVYLISDNKNIETTTVKLNNGAVETITKTPYKGWLPKKNVIGVVKEY; encoded by the coding sequence TTGAAATTAAGGTCATGGTTTGTTATAGGGATAATTATATTAGGAGTTATGGCTACTTCAGCCTGTATTGCTCCTTCAAATAATATTGGAATAACTATTGATACAAATGGTACAAATGTAACCGTTAAATCAACCACATTTTTAAGTAATCCACCATCACAGATGATGTCTGAGATGGAGCAACAGGCTTTAACTGACATAGAAAGCTCCAACAGTACAGTTGAAAGCGTGAAAAGTGATATGCAATCTATAGCTAAAAAATATAATTATACAGTTAATGTTACAATAAATTCCCAGTTTGGAACTGATCAGCTCCCAATGCCTGCCCAGGTGAGCGGAACTTCAATGGTTCCAACTTTACAGGATGGACAGAGTATAATTGTTCTTAAAACAAAAGATTTTAAAGTCAACGATATTGTAGTAGCCGTCCATCCAGATTACGGTTTAATAGTAAAAAGAGTGGGCCAGATTAGTGGAGATCAGGTTTACTTAATAAGTGACAATAAAAATATAGAAACCACTACTGTAAAACTGAATAATGGAGCAGTTGAAACCATTACAAAAACTCCATATAAAGGATGGCTTCCAAAAAAGAACGTGATTGGAGTTGTAAAAGAATATTAA
- the aroD gene encoding type I 3-dehydroquinate dehydratase, whose protein sequence is MFQKTMICAPIIEKSPELALQSAEKAIDLGADILELRIDVLEDPDPDRVQQLIKDMDYPTIATNRVQSEGGFFKGSEEERTSILINAAKYADIIDIELQTDEEMREEVVKAAKYTIISYHDFQKTPSFEELLGVVKAEKEIGNIAKFAVMPNEYKDTLTVLNVLSEVPNTIGIAMGNLGKYTRIVAPIFGSPITFASIDKGSAPGQLDINTTKDILKKLMVID, encoded by the coding sequence ATGTTTCAAAAAACAATGATTTGTGCCCCCATAATTGAAAAAAGTCCAGAACTTGCCCTTCAATCCGCAGAAAAAGCTATTGATCTAGGCGCAGATATACTGGAACTTAGAATAGATGTACTTGAGGACCCAGATCCTGACAGGGTCCAACAGCTTATCAAAGATATGGACTACCCAACCATTGCAACAAACAGAGTACAAAGTGAAGGGGGATTTTTTAAAGGATCTGAAGAGGAAAGAACCTCAATCTTAATAAATGCTGCAAAATATGCAGATATAATAGATATAGAACTGCAAACGGATGAAGAAATGCGGGAAGAAGTTGTAAAAGCAGCAAAATACACCATAATATCTTATCACGACTTCCAAAAGACCCCCTCATTTGAAGAACTTTTGGGTGTAGTTAAAGCAGAAAAAGAAATTGGAAACATAGCAAAATTTGCTGTAATGCCTAACGAATATAAAGACACTTTAACTGTTCTTAACGTGCTTTCAGAAGTTCCAAATACCATAGGAATTGCAATGGGCAATCTCGGTAAATATACGAGAATAGTGGCACCTATCTTTGGGTCTCCAATTACCTTTGCATCAATTGATAAAGGATCAGCACCAGGACAGCTTGATATTAATACTACAAAAGATATTTTAAAGAAATTGATGGTGATAGATTGA